A genomic segment from Actinoplanes sichuanensis encodes:
- a CDS encoding MFS transporter, producing the protein MKQVLTWATVATSTAKGVMFSVSALFFTTVAGLSPATVGVGLTIAGAGGVVTAFAAGRLCDRFGPRRVLLVAATAQAGALAAYCLTRDSVTFVLVACVAVGAESVQRTAHVALLARAFTGPDRVGVRAWLRVVDNVSIAAGSGLAAVVLVVGSRSAYVTAVLSAAVLILLALLPLRALPALSGGGGDRPTEAGRSPLGDRRYLTATALHALISMQFLLLTVGMPLWVTGHTAAPDVTVALLLLLNTALVSSLQVWSTRLVDDVPSAGRAVQRGTVLLLAACLGYAAAGYPGSAGWAVVSLVVAVVAHSLGEIVTETGGWELAFEWADPARSGAYQGVSQAGVAIGRAVAPVVVTSTAVASGLPGWLLLGGVFVAAGAGTRALTTARRPSKPGAVPEPAR; encoded by the coding sequence GTGAAACAAGTTCTGACCTGGGCCACCGTGGCCACCTCGACCGCCAAGGGCGTGATGTTCAGCGTCAGTGCGCTGTTCTTCACCACGGTCGCCGGGTTGAGCCCGGCCACCGTCGGTGTCGGCCTGACCATCGCCGGTGCCGGGGGAGTGGTGACCGCCTTCGCGGCCGGGCGGCTCTGTGACCGGTTCGGACCACGGCGGGTGCTGCTCGTCGCGGCCACCGCACAGGCCGGGGCGCTCGCGGCCTACTGCCTGACCCGCGACTCGGTCACGTTCGTGCTGGTCGCCTGCGTGGCGGTCGGTGCCGAGAGTGTGCAGCGGACGGCGCATGTGGCGTTGCTGGCGCGGGCGTTCACCGGTCCCGACCGGGTCGGCGTGCGAGCCTGGCTGCGGGTGGTCGACAACGTGTCGATCGCCGCCGGTTCCGGGCTCGCGGCAGTCGTGCTGGTGGTGGGGAGCCGCTCGGCCTATGTGACGGCGGTACTGTCGGCGGCCGTACTCATCCTGCTCGCTCTTCTGCCGTTGCGGGCACTGCCCGCTCTTTCCGGGGGCGGCGGTGACCGGCCGACCGAAGCCGGCCGGTCACCGCTGGGAGATCGCCGCTATCTGACCGCGACGGCGCTGCACGCGCTGATCAGCATGCAGTTCCTGCTGCTCACCGTCGGAATGCCGCTGTGGGTGACCGGGCACACCGCGGCGCCCGACGTCACCGTCGCGCTGCTGCTGTTGCTCAACACCGCGCTGGTGTCGTCTCTGCAGGTGTGGTCGACCCGACTGGTCGACGACGTGCCGTCGGCCGGGCGGGCGGTCCAGCGTGGCACGGTCCTGCTCCTGGCCGCCTGCCTCGGTTATGCGGCCGCCGGTTACCCGGGCAGTGCCGGGTGGGCGGTCGTGTCGCTGGTGGTGGCGGTCGTCGCGCACAGCCTCGGCGAGATCGTCACCGAGACCGGCGGCTGGGAGTTGGCCTTCGAGTGGGCCGACCCGGCCCGTTCCGGCGCGTATCAGGGCGTCAGCCAGGCCGGTGTCGCCATCGGCCGGGCCGTCGCCCCGGTGGTGGTCACGTCGACCGCCGTCGCGTCCGGCCTGCCCGGCTGGCTCCTGCTCGGCGGCGTGTTCGTGGCCGCCGGCGCCGGGACACGAGCGCTGACCACGGCCCGGCGGCCCTCGAAACCCGGCGCGGTCCCGGAGCCGGCGCGCTGA
- a CDS encoding ArsR/SmtB family transcription factor, translated as MPVRYRLVGPDLASVRFAVSPLNELVLSLRSWRDPGRFPVHLPWIRDMRRARAALDTEMLLALIDERLSTPDFLTPPPRSPLTRLDDELAAIADTPPDVVRRNLRSLFGTDEHIPPSLRGPDALTRMVAALAGYWELCFAPHWPRMRALLEADVTYRGREIAQHGLARMFAGLSERVTMTGDTVEVRLHSDVHYTRPTLGGLTLVPTMWTPAVAAPISPDEPPLIIYLARGSATLWEPEPLPAPGALAALLGTHRAGLLARLDTPASSTELATRLGVTTTAVNQHLRALRAGGLLVSARHGRAVLYRRSDLGDRLLGESAPSTAGETAGRGAP; from the coding sequence ATGCCGGTGCGATACAGGCTGGTCGGTCCCGACCTGGCGAGCGTCCGGTTCGCCGTGTCCCCGCTCAACGAACTCGTGCTCTCCCTGCGCAGCTGGCGTGACCCCGGCCGGTTCCCGGTGCACCTGCCGTGGATCCGCGACATGCGGCGGGCCCGCGCTGCCCTCGACACCGAGATGCTGCTGGCATTGATCGACGAGCGGCTGTCGACGCCCGACTTCCTGACGCCACCACCGCGCTCACCACTGACCCGCCTCGACGACGAGCTGGCCGCGATCGCCGACACGCCACCCGATGTCGTACGGCGAAACCTGCGTTCCCTCTTCGGCACCGACGAGCACATCCCACCGTCGCTGCGGGGGCCGGACGCGCTCACCCGGATGGTCGCCGCCCTGGCCGGCTACTGGGAGCTCTGCTTCGCCCCGCACTGGCCACGGATGCGCGCCCTACTCGAAGCCGACGTGACCTACCGCGGCCGGGAGATCGCCCAACACGGCCTGGCCAGAATGTTCGCGGGCCTGTCGGAACGGGTCACGATGACCGGCGACACGGTCGAGGTCCGCCTGCACTCGGACGTCCACTACACCCGCCCGACCCTGGGTGGCCTTACCCTGGTCCCGACGATGTGGACACCGGCGGTGGCGGCCCCGATCTCCCCGGACGAGCCCCCGTTGATCATCTACCTGGCCCGGGGCTCGGCAACCCTGTGGGAGCCCGAGCCGCTGCCCGCCCCGGGCGCGCTGGCCGCCCTGCTCGGCACCCACCGGGCGGGTCTACTGGCCCGCCTGGACACCCCGGCCTCCTCCACCGAGCTGGCCACCCGCCTGGGAGTCACGACGACCGCGGTCAACCAGCACCTACGGGCCTTGCGGGCGGGCGGCCTGCTGGTCAGCGCCCGACACGGCCGCGCGGTCCTCTACCGCCGCTCCGACCTGGGCGACCGCCTCCTGGGCGAATCAGCACCCTCGACGGCCGGGGAAACCGCTGGGCGGGGCGCGCCCTGA
- a CDS encoding ricin-type beta-trefoil lectin domain protein yields the protein MTRPRIAGLAVGLLATAGLALPQAAQAAPAATVQAWFSSESRTAGYEPKNANWYTSPATGLAGTPYQISRQADITTVAAAGTPTISVDTNQKFQTVLGVGSSLEESTIFNLARMSAAGRTNALRALVDPSAGAGFNVARITFGTSDFTSHDFYTYNDGTADPSLSRFSIQRDIDYKIISTLREALAINPNLKIFASAWSAPAWMKSSNSLITGSLLDQHIPTLAAYYRKSIQAYVAQGIPIYGLTLQNEPLFEPADYPGMRVTADQERRLAIALRTELVANGLGATRIWAFDHNFSEGLAYAQGVLTADARASVDGIAFHDYAGDPSAMAAVKAQFPDKDVLMTERSVWGTAGADRIVQYFRNQSTLYEGWVSMLDQNRSPERWSGSPDPTMLVQSTSNPDTFWKTPDYNMVAQFSKFVQAGAKRVATGYGSTGTVTNVAFVNPDNSLVTVVVNQTASNQTVTLRAGTRQFTSTLPAKTTGTYVWAGAGDAGTSPSRSGRITGFGGKCIDVPGASTVNGTQVQLWTCNGSTAQTWTVGTDGTIRALGKCLDVNAASSTNGTKVQIYDCNGTTAQQWTAGTDGTLRSLGKCLDATGPSSADGTKLQLWDCFAGDNQRWTLP from the coding sequence ATGACCCGTCCCCGTATCGCCGGCCTGGCAGTGGGCCTGCTCGCCACTGCCGGTCTCGCCCTTCCCCAGGCCGCGCAGGCCGCTCCCGCCGCCACCGTGCAGGCGTGGTTCAGCTCCGAGTCGCGCACCGCGGGCTATGAGCCGAAGAACGCCAACTGGTACACCAGCCCGGCCACCGGTCTGGCCGGCACCCCGTACCAGATCAGCCGGCAGGCCGACATCACCACCGTCGCGGCCGCCGGTACCCCCACCATCTCGGTCGACACGAACCAGAAGTTCCAGACCGTACTCGGCGTCGGATCCTCGCTGGAGGAGTCGACGATCTTCAACCTGGCCAGGATGAGTGCCGCGGGCCGCACCAACGCGCTGCGCGCCCTCGTCGACCCGAGCGCCGGTGCGGGCTTCAACGTCGCCCGGATCACCTTCGGCACCAGCGACTTCACCTCGCACGACTTCTACACCTACAACGACGGCACCGCCGACCCGTCGCTGTCGCGGTTCTCGATCCAGCGGGACATCGACTACAAGATCATCTCGACGCTGCGCGAGGCGCTGGCGATCAACCCGAACCTGAAGATCTTCGCGAGCGCCTGGTCGGCGCCCGCATGGATGAAGAGCAGCAATTCGCTCATCACCGGCAGCCTGCTCGACCAGCACATCCCCACCCTGGCCGCCTACTACCGCAAATCCATTCAGGCGTACGTGGCCCAGGGTATCCCGATCTACGGGCTGACCCTGCAGAACGAGCCGTTGTTCGAGCCGGCCGACTACCCGGGCATGCGGGTCACCGCCGACCAGGAACGGCGCCTCGCGATCGCGTTGCGGACCGAGCTCGTCGCCAACGGACTCGGGGCGACCAGGATCTGGGCCTTCGATCACAACTTCAGCGAGGGTCTCGCGTACGCCCAAGGGGTCCTGACCGCCGACGCCCGCGCCTCGGTCGACGGCATCGCCTTCCACGACTACGCCGGTGATCCGTCCGCGATGGCGGCGGTGAAGGCGCAGTTCCCGGACAAGGACGTGCTGATGACCGAGCGTTCGGTCTGGGGCACCGCGGGCGCCGACCGGATCGTGCAGTACTTCCGCAACCAGTCCACCCTCTACGAAGGCTGGGTGTCGATGCTCGACCAGAACCGCTCCCCGGAACGCTGGAGCGGCTCGCCCGACCCGACGATGCTGGTGCAGAGCACGTCCAACCCGGACACGTTCTGGAAGACCCCCGACTACAACATGGTCGCCCAGTTCTCGAAGTTCGTGCAGGCCGGCGCGAAACGGGTCGCCACCGGTTACGGCTCGACCGGCACGGTCACCAACGTGGCCTTCGTGAACCCGGACAACTCCCTGGTCACCGTGGTGGTCAACCAGACCGCCTCGAACCAGACCGTCACCCTGCGGGCCGGTACGCGCCAGTTCACCAGCACCCTGCCGGCGAAGACCACCGGCACCTACGTGTGGGCCGGCGCGGGCGACGCTGGGACCAGCCCGTCACGGTCCGGCCGGATCACCGGTTTCGGCGGCAAGTGCATCGACGTCCCGGGCGCGTCCACGGTCAACGGCACCCAGGTCCAGCTGTGGACCTGCAACGGCTCGACGGCCCAGACCTGGACGGTCGGCACCGACGGCACGATCCGCGCCCTCGGCAAGTGCCTGGACGTGAACGCCGCGTCCAGCACCAACGGCACGAAGGTCCAGATCTACGACTGCAACGGCACCACCGCCCAGCAGTGGACCGCCGGCACCGACGGCACGCTGCGCTCCCTCGGCAAATGCCTGGACGCCACCGGCCCGTCCTCCGCCGACGGCACGAAACTGCAGCTGTGGGACTGCTTCGCCGGCGACAACCAGCGCTGGACCCTCCCGTAA